ATAGTGAAATGTGCTTTAAGTATGAGGGCCTGGGAAACGAGCATATTATACTACACAATATAGATAGGCAGATAGTGCAAACAGGAAAGGTAGTACATGACCTGTGaatgcagcacagagccccgatgcGCATTTCGCGTTAGCTTCTTTTTGGGGGTGTTTTTGTGTGCCACAAAAACACCCCCAGGCGCAATGCTGGTCAGTGACTGCGGCCCCCCGCTATCAGGATGCTGACTGCGAGGCGGATGGAGCAGTGCTGGTCAGTGACTGCGGCCCCCCGCTATCAGGATGCTGACTGCGAGGCGGATGGAGCAGTGCTGGTCAGTGACTGCAGCCCCCCGCTATCAGGATGCTGACTGCGAGGCGGACGGAGCAGTGCTGGTCAGTGACTGCGGCACCTGCTCTGACCACTGACTGTGAGGTAGACGACTGCAGGATGGAGCAATGCTGGTCAGTGACTGCAGCCCCCTGCTATCAGGATGCTGACTGCGAGGCGGATGGAGCAGTGCTGGTCAGTGACTGCGGCCCCCCGCTATCAGGATGCTGACTGTGAGGCGGATGGCGCAGCACTGGTCAGTGACTGCAGCACCTGCTCTGACCACTGACTGTGAGGCTGACTGCAGGATGGAGCAATGCTGGTCAGTGACTGCAGCCCCCCGCTCTCAGGATGCTGACTGTGAGGCGGATGGTGCAGCACTGGTCAGTGACTGCGGCCCCCTGCTGTCATACCGCTGACTGCAGGATGGCACAATGCTGGTCAGTGACTGCGGCCCCCGCTCTGATCTCTGACTGTGAGGCTGATGACTGCAGGATGGCGCAGTGCTGGTCAGGGACTGTGGTCCCCTGCTCTCAGGCCGCTCACTGTGAGGTGGACGGCTGCAAGATGGCGCTATGTTGGTCAGCAACTGCAGCCCCCCGCTCTCAGTATGCTGACTGAGGCAGATGGCGCAGTGCTGGTCAGTGACTGCAACCCCCTCGCTCTCAGACCACTGACTGTGAGGCTGACTGCtgcaggattattattatttatattattatttatttatatagcaccattgattccatggtctgtacatgagaaggggttacatacaaattacagatatcacttacagtaaacaatctaacaatgacggactgatacaggagGCAGCGGTGTTAGTgcgggctgtaggctttcctgaagaggtgggttttcagattttgtctgaaggatccaaatgtggttgatagtcggacgtgttggggcaaagaattccagacaatgggggatattcaggagaagtcttggaggcggttgggtgaggagcgaataagtgtggaggagagaaggaggtcttgggaggaccggagattacgtgagggaagatatcgggagattagttcagagatatatggaggagacaggttgtggatggctttgtaggtcagtgttagtaatttgaactggatacgctgagggaatgggagacagtgaagagatttgcagaggggggaagtggaggagtagcgaggagagagatgaattagtcgggcagcagagttaaggatggactggagaggtgcaagggtgttagcagggaggccacagaaaaggatgttgcagtagtcgaggtgggagatgatgagggcatgcacaagtattttagtagattgactgttgaggaaaggacggattctggagatatttttgagcttgaggcgacaggaggtggaaagagcttggatgtgcggtgtgaaggacagggcagagtccagggttactccgaggcagcggacttcaggtacgggggaaagcatgatgtcctttaatgcgatagataggtcaggtaaggaagatctatgatatggaggaaagatgatgagttcagatttgtcgacattgagtttgaggaagcgagaggagaagaaggaggatatggctgatagacactctgggattctggacagcagaggtgacgtctgggccagagaggtagatctgagtgtcgtcagcatagagatggtactggaatccatgagcctTTTTGAGTTGTCCCAGTCcaaatgtatagattgagaagagtaagggtcctagaacaaagcttggaggactccaacagagagagggtgggatgaggaggtagtgtgggagtgggagacgctggagTATGGAGCAGTACTGGTCAGTGACTGCGGCCCCCTGCTCTCAGGCTGCTGACTGTGAGGCGGATAGCTGCAGAATGGCGCAATGCTGGTCAGAGACTGCGGCCCCCCCGCTCTCAGGATGCTGTGAGGCTGCAGGATGGCTCAGTGCTGGTCAGtgactgcccccccccccacacacacacacacacacacacacaccccaggcCTCAGGCCGCTGTCCGTGAGGCTGACTGCTGCAGGATGGCACAATGCTAGTCAGTGACTGCGACACCCCCACCCCCGGTCTCAGGCCGCTGTGAGGCTGACGGCTGCAGGATGGCGCACTGCTGGTCAGTGACTGCAGCCCCTGCTCTCAGGCCGCTGACTGTGAGGCGGATGGCACAGTGCTGGTCAGTGATTGCGGCCCCCCGCCCTCAGGCCGCTGACTGTGAGGCGGATGGCACAGTGCTGGTCAGTGACTGCGGCCCCTCGCCTTCAGGCTGCTGATTGTGAAGAGGATGGCTGCAGGATGATGCAGTTCTGGTCAGTGACTGCAGCCCCCTGCCCTCAGGCCGCTGACTGTGAGGTGTATGGCACAGTGCTGGTCAGTGACTGCGGTCCCCCGCCTTCAGGCTGCTGATTGTGAAGAGGATGGCTGCAGGATGATGCAGTTCTGGTCAGTGACTGCGGCCCTCAGGCCGCTGACTGTGAGGTGTATGGCACAGTGCTGGTCAGTGACTGCGGCCCCCCGCCCTCAGGCCGCTGACTGTGAGGTGTATGGCACAGTGCTGGTCAGTGACTGCGGCCCCCCGCCCTCAGGCTGCTGACTGTGAAGAGGATGGCTGCAGGATGATGCAGTTCTGGTCAGTGACTGCGGCTCCCCGCCCTCAGGCCGCTGACTGTGAGGTGTATGGCACAGTGCTGGTCAGTGACTGCGGTCCCCCGCCTTCAGGCTGCTGATTGTGAAGAGGATGGCTGCAGGATGATGCAGTTCTGGTCAGTGACTGCGGCCCCCCGCCCTCAGGCCGCTGACTGTGAGGTGTATGGCACAGTGCTGGTCAGTGACTGCGGCTCCCCGCCCTCAGGCCGCTGACTGTGAGGTGTATGGCACAGTGCTGGTCAGTGACTGTGGCCCCCCGCCCTCAGGCTGCTGACTGTGAAGAGGATGGCTGCAGGATGATGCAGTTCTGGTCAGTGACTGCAGCCCCCTGCCCTCAGGCCGCTGACTGTGAGGTGTATGGCACAGTGCTGGTCAGTGACTGCGGTCCCCCGCCTTCAGGCTGCTGATTGTGAAGAGGATGGCTGCAGGATGATGCAGTTCTGGTCAGTGACTGCGGCCCCCCGCCCTCAGGCCGCTGACTGTGAGGTGTATGGCACAGTGCTGGTCAGTGACTGCGGCCCCCCGCCCTCAGGCCGCTGACTGTGAGGTGTATGGCACAGTGCTGGTCAGTGACTGCGGCCCCCCGCCCTCAGGCCGCTGATTGACAGATGTCAAATCTATCGATTAGACGTGTCATGAATGCAGTGGACGGCCGCACATTACAGTAGCACTTCGATGTTTCATTTCACCCCCGGTATCTGTAAGTTCCCTGCATCCAGTACTCTTCTCGCCAGTTGTCTCTTACTCGGCGCCGCTCCTCTCAGTCTCCAGCACTTTGTCACCGTGTTGTGAAGCTATGAGAGCCAGAACCCGGTTCCTATAGACGGGCACTGAGCTGGTGACTGTTACCACTGAGTTCTGGTCATTCAGGCGCTGCAGTAACAAGATGGCAGCGGCTGGTAAGAAAAATGAAGAGGGGCAGGGAAATAACATTAGGGACAGCCCTCTGGTAGTGAAATAAATACTTTGCGGTGGTCCTGTAGCCCACCAGTTATTGCCGGCCTCTGCCACCATCTCGGCTCAGGGATGATCCTGGTGGGTTGTAAAGGGAACGTGACAGAGGAAACGTGCCGATCCCCAGCAGCATGAATCCGGCACCGGCGGTACCACCTCAGCCAGGATGCATGGGACAGGTTTCCACTATCACGAGCACCCTAAAGCATTTATTTGCGATCCATTTTGCTACATGGAGGACTAATAAGGAGCTGATGTTTTATGTAAGGACGCTACTAGTGCAGCCGCTtctgccgtgtccgggctccactgTCGCCTTCTTCTCACTTTCTTTCCTTCCTCTCCAGATCTTTCCTGACGTCTCTGCACAGCTCCACCCAGACTTTATCCATTTACAAATCTTGCAGCAAATCCCACTTATGTTTCCATCTCTGAAAATGGCAACGACTGAAGCTGGCGTCGAAATCCGAGGAACCTACAGTGAAATTGAAGAGATTCGTAGATTCCTCCAGAAGCAGCTCGGGGGCGGTGAGAAGAGCACAATCCATGATGAGGAGCGCGGAGAAGACGGAGACGACTGGCTGAACCTTCCGACACCTTTATATGAATATATCACTGAGATCTACAAAGAGGAGCTGGCAAAGATGAAGACAAGATACAAAGTGGAGTTGACCGAGGGGAAGAAATCTGAGAACATCTCTTACATAAAACTGAACCCTCTTGCACCTGACTCCTCAGTGGATCGAGCAAAGCAAAACTTTATTGAAAAGATCCAAGCTGCGACCAAGGACTGGAGCCAGAAGGAAGTGCCGATATCCGCCATGAAAGCTCCACTGGAAGACATCAAACACTACATGAAGGAAAATCACAAGACCTTGGTCCTAGTGGATGGAGATCATCTAATTCTCCGTGGACCTGAACGGGAATTGTCCCTGGCAGTGGGGGCTTTGCAGAAAGTAGAGGGCCGATCTCAGCACCCCCGAAGAGGCATAACCATCTCATCCAGTGACACGAGGAGCGAAGTGATAGTGGATGCAAGGCACATGGATATCTTGAAGAAACTAAAGTCCAGAGAGATGGAGGTGCTCCAGCAGAAGTACGGAGTGATGATGGATGAAGAAGGTAAAGACAAGAACGTGAGAGTCACATTCAGAGCCTCGAGCGGGGCCCCTGATTTGTGCGCACACGCCTGTCACAGCTTCAGCAGTCTTCTGCAGAGCACCATCATGAACCTGCAGAGAAAAACAATCTATGGGAACCTGGAGAATGGAGAACGACTGGAGCAGTTCAGAACGGAGCTGATGAAAGCTGGACTAGACGTTGTTCTGGAGCAGAGCAATGGCTCCGTCACCCTCATCGCTTCTCCAGTCCTCCTGGACTTTGCTGAAGAGAAGCTCCAGGAGTTCTTCAAGATAAATGATGTCCGGGGCGCTGTTACCCCCAGACGTGATGCTGAGGAGGCAATGGACACCACTGGCCCCCCTGAAACAAAGGCGAGAGCGGAGCAGGAGAAGTGTCCTATCTGCCTGGACCAGATGACAAATAAGAAGGTCCTGAAGTGCAAACATGAATTTTGCGCTGACTGTCTCCAGAAATGTCAAGATATGAAGCCAGTCTGCCCCGTGTGTGGTGTCCCGTATGGAGTTGTCATAGGGAACCAGCCTGATGGGACGATGAAAGTTACGACCTCAACACAAATCCTGCGGGGCCATCCTGGATGTGGCACCATAAACATTCACTATGACATCCCGGGGGGCATTCAACAGGTGAGTGCAGGGGATGCGGAGCTGGGGGAGAGGAGGGCATGATATTCATAGGCTACCATCAATGTCTGGGCCCTGAGGGCCCCTGCACTGAGGGACGTGTGGGCCCCTGTCAGGAGCAGCACAGCCTGGTGCTCCCATTGGGCGGTGCTGTTTAAGGTATAAATATAGATGttatgggggtcctatatattagaTCCTCAGCCATTGACGTCTGACTGTTCTGACGTTGGTGTCTGTGATACCCCTTGACTTTTAGAGCTTATAAGGCCTCGTTCAGATGTGGATTTGCTGCAGTTCTGCATTATAGAAGTGGCGGTGATCTGTGGATCTGGACCCGATACATTTTTCTGTGTAAATCCACCTTCATTTCTCATATTTCGGGCTGCAGCCTGAGCCTCGTCCACATCGCCGTCACATTTCTGCCATCGCTTGTTCCAGGTCCGGTAACTCCACCATGTTTTATCTTCTCTCCCATTCAGAAGAACCATCCTAACCCCGGAAAGCCGTTCCATGGCACTCACCGCACGGCATATTTACCGGATAACCGGGAGGGTCGGGAGGTTCTCAATCTGCTCAGGAAAGCCTTCGATCAGAAACTGATCTTCACTGTGGGAGAGTCACGTACCACCGGCGCTAAAGACACCGTGACCTGGAATGATATTCACCATAAGACCAGCCTTCAGGGGGGCGCCGCCGGGTAAGCATGATGGGAGACGGATGTATTTTATGGGGGCAGCAGAGTAAGCCCCTAGTAACGCATGTCGTAGTAATTGTACACAACAGGTTGAATTTTGCACACAGTACAAATGTCGCTGGGACGCGTGAAATCTGCAACAAACACATTTTTTTGCTACCAAGACACTAGTGCCCGGGACTGCCCTCATTTCAGGAGAGTTTTACTGGTTGTTGGTCATCACTGTGGGAAGCTTGGGCGCCCGTCTCCCTCTCTGCGGCGCCCGTCTCCCTCTCTGCGGCGCCCGTCTCCCGCTCTACCGGTTGGTAACGTCCTCGTATGTTTCTCCTGCAGGTTTGGGTTCCCGGATCCTGATTATCTGAAGCGCGTACGTGATGAGCTGAAAGCCAAAGGCGTGGAGTGAGCGATGTCCAGTCCCTTTGTAGGATAACCGTCTGCCGCCAGCAGCGGGTGATTGTGGGCAGAGGATCCCGGTCACATTTTCTCACAATGACCAGTTATGTTGATTTGCTGAGATGAGCACAATAAAGATGGCCGCAGCACCTCGGACCCAAGAGATCTTAGACTCCTTATTCCTTGCTCGCGCTAGacctacactaccgttcaaaagtttaggtgttgtgaattctgtggctgaattcactcctgtggtcacaagtggtactgcagcttctgagcttcctccctcaggtgttctggtgagctcgttaactgcttcattacttaactccgcctgatgctgctatccttgctccttgtcaatgtttcagtgttggatctgagcttctcctgattgttcctgtgacctgctgctctgtatagctaagtgctttttgttttttttttgttgctttttttctgtccagcttgtcttttgttttgctggaagctctgagacgcaaagggtgtaccgccgtgccgttagttcggcacggtgggtttttttgccccctttgcgtggttttgctttagggttttttgtagactgcaaagttcgctttactgtcctcgctctgtcctagaatatcgggccccactttgctgaatctatttcatccctacgttttgtcttttcatcttactcacagtcattatatgtggggggctgccttttcctttggggaatttctctggggcaagtcaggcctatttttctatcttcaggctagctagtttcttaggctgtgccgagttgcctaggtagttgttaggcgcaatccacagccgcttttagttgtgtttaggataggatcaggtgtgcagtctacagagtttccacgtctcagagctcgttcttgtatttttgggtatttgtcagatcactgtgtgcgctctgatcgctaagcacactgtgtttctggattgccttcataacacctgtcattagcaaacataacatttagggtcacccagacaattttgtgttttccatgaaaactcatacatttattaatcaaatgagttgccaaatgaatgtaaaatctagtccagacattgacaaagttcgaaaaaaaagatttttatttgaaataataattttctccttcaatcttTGCTTTTGTCACAGAATGCTTCTTTGCAGCAATTCcaccattgcagacctttggcaactagcagttaatttgctgaggttatTTGGAGACCTttcccccccatgcttccagaagcccctccacatCTTGGT
The nucleotide sequence above comes from Ranitomeya imitator isolate aRanImi1 chromosome 7, aRanImi1.pri, whole genome shotgun sequence. Encoded proteins:
- the LOC138645763 gene encoding E3 ubiquitin-protein ligase DTX3L-like, whose translation is MEETTRTRKYTEYRGREGRTRRVRGKKHEEGGGGGLVGGETYEEGVGGKTYEEGAGAKMYEDGAGGGGKYEEGAGRENVRGGRGGGKRTRRARGGKRTRRARGGKRTRRARGGKRTRRAREGKTYEEGAGGKTYEEGAGAKMYEDGAGGGGEVRGGRGKGKPLRRVLQKDHVIESVPVRVTIPEGDFHCSPGSSRTRESADLSTEDGSRDDYSGPGRPPPPPSPESDHRTLADPTERMMDYGGRGGLGAPFPEIFPDVSAQLHPDFIHLQILQQIPLMFPSLKMATTEAGVEIRGTYSEIEEIRRFLQKQLGGGEKSTIHDEERGEDGDDWLNLPTPLYEYITEIYKEELAKMKTRYKVELTEGKKSENISYIKLNPLAPDSSVDRAKQNFIEKIQAATKDWSQKEVPISAMKAPLEDIKHYMKENHKTLVLVDGDHLILRGPERELSLAVGALQKVEGRSQHPRRGITISSSDTRSEVIVDARHMDILKKLKSREMEVLQQKYGVMMDEEGKDKNVRVTFRASSGAPDLCAHACHSFSSLLQSTIMNLQRKTIYGNLENGERLEQFRTELMKAGLDVVLEQSNGSVTLIASPVLLDFAEEKLQEFFKINDVRGAVTPRRDAEEAMDTTGPPETKARAEQEKCPICLDQMTNKKVLKCKHEFCADCLQKCQDMKPVCPVCGVPYGVVIGNQPDGTMKVTTSTQILRGHPGCGTINIHYDIPGGIQQKNHPNPGKPFHGTHRTAYLPDNREGREVLNLLRKAFDQKLIFTVGESRTTGAKDTVTWNDIHHKTSLQGGAAGFGFPDPDYLKRVRDELKAKGVE